The DNA segment AGTACTTACAGATGTAGTAGTACTCTCATTACTTACAGATGTAATAGTACTCGTGTCAGTACTTACAGATGTAGTAGTACTCTCATTACTTACAGATGTAATAGTACTCGTGTCCGGGCCGGAACTCGAAGCCCAGGCTGAAGGGCGTGAACAGCTGGAACTTCTCAGAGAACTTGATTGGTCCGTTGGGGCTCTGTGGGCGGTTACACTCCCAGCGTTTGAAGCCGCGGCGCCGGTGGTCGCAGGTGGTGTAGCCGTCGTAGTTGACCATGAACAGGACATAGCGCTCCATGGGCTCAGACTCCACCCCCTCGTAGTGCGGGCAGTAGATGTCCAGGTAGTCGTTGATGGACACCTCCACCGTGTACTCGCCCCGCAGGAACCTGaggaaccaaacagaaccaggtCAGACCAAGACCTGAGGAACCGCAAACAGAACCGGGTCAGACTAAGACCTGAGGAACCACAAACGGAACTGGGTCAGACCAAGACCTGAGGAACCAAACAAAACCGGGTCAGAACCAGACCTGAGGAACGGCAAACAGAACTGGGTCAGACCAAGACCTGAGAAACCGCAAACAGAACTGGGTCAGACCAAGACCTAAGAAACTGCAAACAGAACCGGGTCAGACCAAGACCTGAGGAACCGCAAACAGAACCGGGTCAGACTAAGACCTGAGGAACCACAAACGGAACTGGGTCAGACCAAGACCTGaggaaccacaaacagaaccggGTCAGACTAAGACCTGAGGAACCACAAACGGAACTGGGTCAGACCAAGACCTGAGGAACCAAGCAAAACCGGGTCAGAACCAGACCTGAGGAACGGCAAACAGAACTGGGTCAGACCAAGACCTGAGAAACCGCAAACAGAACCGGGTCAGACCAAGACCTGAGGAACCGCAAACAGAACCGGGTCAGACCAAGACCTCAGGAACCAAACAGAACCGGGTCAGACCACGACCTGGGGAACCAAACAGAACCGGGTCAGACCAAGACCTGAGGAACCGCAAATGGAACCGGGTCAGACCACGACGTGAGGAACCAAACAAAACCGGGTCAGAACTAGACCTGAGGAACGGCAAACAGAACCGGGTCAGACCAAGATCTGAGGAACTGCAAACAGAACTAGGTCAGACCAAGACCTGAGGAACCGCAAACAGAACCGGGTCAGACTAA comes from the Sphaeramia orbicularis unplaced genomic scaffold, fSphaOr1.1, whole genome shotgun sequence genome and includes:
- the LOC115416753 gene encoding ephrin-A2-like, giving the protein FLRGEYTVEVSINDYLDIYCPHYEGVESEPMERYVLFMVNYDGYTTCDHRRRGFKRWECNRPQSPNGPIKFSEKFQLFTPFSLGFEFRPGHEYYYISSPHLNQVGKPCLKLKVYVKPTNDSVYESPEPFLTDDTTGGGSVALPRLFLLSVMLLVLLLLLTSL